In the Thermoanaerobaculia bacterium genome, one interval contains:
- the dnaK gene encoding molecular chaperone DnaK: protein MGKIIGIDLGTTNSCAAVLEVSQPVVLANREGARTTPSVVGLTEDGERLVGQIAKRQAITNPVNTIFATKRLIGRKFRSEEVARAREILPYEITEAPNGDVKIRVRGRDYSPEEISAFVLKEIREFAEDALGEEITEAIITVPAYFDDAQRQATRDAGRLAGLEVQRIINEPTAAALAYGANRRGSETVAVYDLGGGTFDISILQLGDGIYEVKSTSGDTYLGGEDFDKRIMDWLLEDFQKSTGIDLRQDRMALQRLKEAAEKAKCELSTATEATITLPFISADATGPKHINRVLTRGVFETLVADLIERTAGPCRDALQAAGLRPQEIDTVILVGGQTRTPKVQQMVKEIFGKEPSRDINPDEVVAVGAAIQGSVLRGEIKDVVLLDVTPLSLGIETHGGIFEKLIERNATIPTKNSKIFTTVVDNQSAVEIHVLQGERGLARDNKSLGRFDLIGIPAAPRGVPQIEVTFAIDSNGIVSVSARDQATGKAQGIQITPAGGLSAREIEKLIREAEENTAADEQRRELRRTRTRLEGLVASNERVFGEFGKLLSADERERVQETFKRAHQACVSEIEKDIQNALADMQGISKVLTQAMLKRNPSPPAA, encoded by the coding sequence TTGGGAAAGATCATCGGCATCGACCTCGGCACGACGAACTCCTGCGCCGCCGTCCTCGAGGTCTCCCAGCCGGTCGTCCTGGCCAACCGCGAGGGCGCCCGTACGACACCTTCGGTCGTCGGCCTGACGGAAGACGGCGAACGGCTCGTCGGCCAGATCGCGAAACGGCAGGCGATCACGAATCCGGTGAACACGATCTTCGCGACGAAGAGGCTCATCGGCCGGAAATTCCGCTCCGAAGAGGTCGCCCGCGCCCGGGAGATCCTCCCCTACGAGATCACCGAAGCCCCCAACGGGGACGTCAAGATCCGCGTCCGGGGCCGGGACTACAGCCCCGAGGAGATCAGCGCTTTCGTGCTGAAGGAAATCCGGGAGTTCGCGGAGGACGCGCTCGGCGAGGAGATCACCGAGGCGATCATCACGGTCCCGGCGTACTTCGACGACGCGCAGCGGCAGGCCACGAGAGACGCCGGCCGGCTCGCCGGTCTGGAAGTCCAGCGCATCATCAACGAGCCGACGGCGGCGGCGCTCGCCTACGGCGCGAACCGGCGGGGGAGCGAGACGGTCGCCGTCTACGACCTCGGCGGAGGGACGTTCGACATCTCGATCCTCCAGCTCGGCGACGGAATCTACGAGGTGAAGTCGACGTCGGGCGACACGTACCTCGGCGGCGAAGACTTCGACAAACGGATCATGGACTGGCTCCTCGAGGACTTCCAGAAATCGACCGGCATCGACCTTCGCCAGGACCGGATGGCGCTCCAGCGCCTCAAGGAGGCCGCGGAAAAGGCCAAGTGCGAGCTCTCGACGGCGACCGAGGCGACGATCACCCTTCCCTTCATCTCGGCCGACGCGACCGGGCCGAAACACATCAACCGCGTGCTCACGCGGGGCGTCTTCGAGACGCTCGTCGCGGATCTCATCGAGCGCACGGCGGGGCCGTGCCGGGACGCGCTGCAGGCGGCCGGGCTCCGCCCCCAGGAGATCGACACCGTGATCCTGGTGGGGGGGCAGACCCGCACCCCGAAAGTCCAGCAGATGGTCAAGGAGATCTTCGGGAAGGAGCCGTCGCGCGACATCAATCCCGACGAGGTCGTCGCCGTCGGCGCGGCCATCCAGGGAAGCGTCCTCCGTGGAGAGATCAAGGACGTGGTCCTCCTCGACGTCACGCCGCTCTCCCTCGGCATCGAGACGCACGGCGGGATCTTCGAGAAGCTGATCGAGCGGAACGCGACGATTCCGACGAAGAACTCGAAGATCTTCACGACCGTCGTCGACAATCAGTCCGCCGTCGAGATCCACGTGCTCCAGGGGGAGCGCGGCCTCGCCCGGGACAACAAGTCTCTCGGGCGCTTCGACCTGATCGGCATCCCGGCCGCGCCGCGCGGCGTGCCGCAGATCGAGGTGACGTTCGCGATCGACTCGAACGGGATCGTGAGCGTCTCCGCGCGCGACCAGGCGACGGGCAAGGCGCAGGGGATCCAGATCACGCCGGCCGGCGGCCTTTCCGCGCGCGAGATCGAGAAGCTGATCCGGGAGGCCGAGGAAAACACGGCCGCGGACGAGCAGCGGCGCGAGCTGCGGCGCACGCGAACGCGGCTCGAGGGCCTCGTCGCGTCCAACGAGAGGGTCTTCGGCGAATTCGGGAAGCTCCTCTCGGCCGACGAGCGGGAGAGGGTGCAGGAGACGTTCAAGCGCGCGCACCAGGCGTGCGTGTCCGAGATCGAGAAGGACATCCAGAACGCGCTCGCCGACATGCAGGGAATCTCGAAGGTCCTCACCCAGGCGATGCTGAAGCGCAACCCCTCGCCGCCCGCCGCATGA
- the dnaJ gene encoding molecular chaperone DnaJ produces MKRDYYEILGVGRDAGAAELKSAYRKLAIQFHPDKNPGDPEAAERFKEASEAYAVLSDAEKRQRYDRFGHEGLRGGAGGFDPSAFGDFADLFGQFFGGGFGRSASPPGEDLVARLEITFEQAAFGTEQSVTVERYERCEECGGSGAEKGTRPTTCATCRGRGQVRFSQGFFTMARTCPACRGEGTRIEKPCPSCRGEGRRPAERSLTVRIPGGVETGTRLRLASEGNAAPRGGVAGDLYVVLDVAEHDLFRRERDDVILDLELPYPVFVLGAEIEVPTLDGEEKITIAPGTSSQAEIRLRRKGVARLGASGRGDQIVRLAVKVPKSPSKEERELLESYARLVGAPAPKKSSFAKVKKIFES; encoded by the coding sequence ATGAAGCGCGACTACTACGAGATCCTCGGCGTCGGCCGCGACGCCGGCGCGGCGGAGCTCAAGTCCGCGTACCGGAAGCTCGCGATCCAGTTCCACCCGGACAAGAACCCGGGCGACCCGGAGGCCGCCGAGAGGTTCAAGGAGGCATCGGAGGCGTACGCCGTCCTCTCGGACGCCGAGAAGCGCCAGCGCTACGACCGGTTCGGCCACGAGGGACTGCGCGGGGGCGCCGGCGGATTCGATCCCTCGGCGTTCGGCGATTTCGCCGACCTGTTCGGGCAGTTCTTCGGCGGCGGATTCGGGCGATCGGCATCCCCGCCGGGCGAGGACCTCGTCGCGCGCCTCGAGATCACCTTCGAGCAGGCCGCCTTCGGCACCGAGCAGTCGGTCACGGTCGAGCGGTACGAGCGCTGCGAGGAGTGCGGCGGGTCCGGCGCCGAGAAGGGGACCCGCCCCACGACGTGCGCGACCTGCCGCGGACGCGGCCAGGTTCGCTTTTCCCAGGGCTTCTTCACGATGGCGCGGACGTGTCCGGCCTGCCGCGGCGAGGGAACGCGGATCGAGAAGCCGTGCCCGTCCTGCCGCGGGGAGGGGCGCCGCCCCGCCGAGAGGAGCCTCACCGTGCGGATCCCCGGCGGCGTCGAGACCGGAACGCGCCTGCGGCTCGCGAGCGAGGGCAACGCCGCCCCCCGCGGCGGCGTCGCCGGGGACCTGTACGTCGTCCTCGACGTGGCGGAGCACGATCTCTTCCGCCGCGAGCGCGACGACGTGATCCTCGACCTCGAGCTGCCGTATCCGGTCTTCGTCCTCGGAGCGGAGATCGAGGTTCCGACGCTCGACGGGGAGGAGAAGATCACGATCGCTCCGGGAACGTCCTCCCAGGCCGAGATCCGCCTGCGCCGGAAGGGGGTCGCGCGCCTCGGCGCCTCCGGTCGCGGAGACCAGATCGTCCGCCTCGCCGTCAAGGTGCCGAAGTCGCCCTCGAAGGAGGAGCGCGAGCTCCTCGAAAGCTACGCCCGCCTCGTCGGCGCGCCGGCGCCGAAGAAGAGCAGCTTCGCGAAGGTGAAGAAGATCTTCGAGAGCTGA
- a CDS encoding S-layer homology domain-containing protein — protein MRARKAGTVLAGISCLVVFAGFAVRVVADCSSFGLPFTDLGTTSFCAQIAEAYYTGLSNGTSATTYSPTQNVPREQMAAFVTRTLDKSLSRGSHRAALQRFWTLTPHFDINFGVTAVGTTPESIAPDGTDVWVGANDGTVTRVRGSDGAVLDTWTTGAGVGDCAVLAVMGKVFVSADGTLYSIDPTHDHTTAPTQLAAAHMALALAFDGSKIWSAADEAGIDIFTPGASTPWSYVNFQGSSPDPSQPPSIPSGIVWDGANMWTPDRGDGTLKKLSTDGSTTVQNVDLGGLGTSTGGIVFDGTNLWVPTSKDSVYSVYVVRASTGSVVRILTGNGLSGPGAIAFDGQRILVANSNSTVSLFQATSLEPIGSFPTGAALGFAAASDGLNFWLTLPLANQLVRY, from the coding sequence ATGCGCGCCCGCAAAGCCGGTACGGTTCTCGCCGGGATTTCCTGCCTGGTCGTGTTCGCAGGCTTCGCCGTTCGCGTGGTGGCGGATTGTTCGAGCTTCGGCCTTCCGTTCACCGATCTCGGAACGACGAGCTTCTGCGCCCAGATCGCCGAGGCGTACTACACGGGTTTGAGCAACGGCACGAGCGCCACGACGTACTCGCCGACGCAGAACGTCCCGCGCGAGCAGATGGCGGCGTTCGTGACGAGGACGCTCGACAAGAGCCTCTCGCGCGGGAGCCACCGGGCCGCCCTCCAGCGGTTCTGGACGCTCACGCCGCACTTCGACATCAACTTCGGCGTGACGGCGGTCGGCACGACCCCGGAAAGCATCGCGCCCGACGGCACGGACGTCTGGGTCGGGGCCAACGACGGCACCGTCACCCGCGTGCGCGGCTCCGACGGAGCGGTCCTCGATACGTGGACGACGGGAGCAGGGGTCGGCGACTGCGCGGTCCTCGCGGTCATGGGGAAGGTGTTCGTGAGCGCGGACGGGACCCTCTACTCGATCGATCCGACGCACGACCACACGACGGCGCCGACGCAGCTCGCTGCCGCGCACATGGCGCTCGCGCTGGCATTCGACGGTTCGAAGATCTGGAGCGCGGCCGACGAAGCCGGAATCGACATCTTCACCCCGGGAGCATCGACGCCGTGGTCGTACGTGAATTTCCAGGGGAGCAGCCCCGATCCCTCCCAGCCGCCCAGCATTCCGAGCGGAATCGTCTGGGACGGCGCGAACATGTGGACTCCCGATCGCGGCGACGGGACGCTGAAGAAGCTGAGCACCGACGGATCGACGACCGTTCAGAACGTGGACCTCGGCGGGCTCGGCACCTCGACGGGCGGGATCGTGTTCGACGGCACGAACCTCTGGGTACCGACATCGAAGGACTCGGTCTACTCGGTCTACGTCGTCCGCGCCTCGACCGGGTCCGTCGTGCGGATCCTGACGGGAAACGGGCTCTCCGGCCCGGGCGCGATCGCGTTCGACGGACAGCGCATCCTCGTGGCCAACAGCAACTCGACCGTGTCGCTCTTCCAGGCGACGTCGCTCGAGCCGATCGGGAGCTTCCCGACGGGGGCCGCGCTCGGTTTCGCGGCGGCGAGCGACGGGCTGAACTTCTGGCTCACCCTGCCGCTCGCGAATCAGCTCGTCCGTTACTGA